One region of Carya illinoinensis cultivar Pawnee chromosome 8, C.illinoinensisPawnee_v1, whole genome shotgun sequence genomic DNA includes:
- the LOC122319360 gene encoding potassium transporter 5-like, with the protein MEVGSLMEQEGSREEHQVDQEILEEQKDDILKSKNMLSHKKLALRDSFDLEASRLTTNQGLSQVEDWKTIMQLAFQSIGVVYGDLGTSPLYVLPGIFPTGIKHNDDILGVLSLIFYSLMLITLIKYVFIVLAANNNGDGGTFALYSLLCRHAKASLKPNQQAEDKEVSNYRLDVPNRRLKRASFVKSMLENSQTIKFFILFITMLGTSMVLGDGILTPCISVLSAVGGVKEAASGLTDNMIMWISVGILIVLFQVQRFGTDKIGYSFAPILTIWFIFIGSIGLYNFFKYDPGVIKAINPMYIIQYFKRNKKDAWISLGGVILCLTGSEALFADLGHFSVRSIQISSCTIVFPSVVFAYFGQASYLRQHSQDASNAFYSSVPKSIYWPMFVVAVMAAIIASQSLISASFSIIQQSLALGCFPRVKVVHTSSKYKGQVYVPEINTILMLACVGVTLGFKNTLKIGNAYGIAVAFVYTITSAFLVLVMVMIWKTHICLIVIYALSIWLLELLFLSSVLYKFMDGGYLPLLFALVTMTIMYLWNYGYRKKYIYELDNKVSSVKLVEIASDTSIHRIPGLALFYTELVQGISPIFTHYVANVPALHSVLVFISIKSLPICTVPLEDRFLFKRVEPRELSIFRCIVRYGYKDARTEWEFFKEMLTIQLKDFIRKDVFMSRLPHTTNMASHESDDNEVSRLRIEEIAQREVDKVDEALNVGDIVHLMGENEVVASKGSSFLKKLVINYAYNWLRRSVRQVDEVFMIPRKRLLKVGMTYDV; encoded by the exons ATGGAAGTTGGTAGTCTCATGGAACAAGAAGGGTCAAGAGAGGAACATCAAGTAGATcaagaaatattagaagaacaAAAAGATGACATACTCAAAAGTAAGAACATGCTATCTCACAAAAAGCTGGCTCTTCGTGATTCTTTTGATTTAGAGGCAAGTAGATTAACTACAAACCAAGGCTTGTCTCAg GTTGAAGATTGGAAAACAATAATGCAATTAGCATTTCAGAGCATTGGAGTTGTGTATGGTGATTTGGGCACTTCACCTTTGTATGTGTTGCCGGGAATTTTTCCTACTGGGATTAAGCACAATGATGACATACTTGGGGTGCTGTCTCTCATCTTTTACTCACTTATGTTAATCACTTTGATAAAGTACGTTTTCATTGTGTTAGCGGCGAACAATAATGGTGATG GAGGAACTTTTGCTCTGTATTCTCTCTTGTGCCGTCATGCTAAGGCAAGCTTGAAACCTAACCAGCAGGCTGAAGACAAAGAAGTGTCCAACTACCGACTAGATGTGCCAAATCGACGGCTCAAGAGGGCATCCTTTGTGAAATCCATGCTTGAAAATAGCCAAACAATAAAGTTCTTCATATTGTTCATAACCATGCTTGGCACTTCCATGGTTCTTGGAGATGGAATCCTTACACCATGCATTTCAG TGTTATCAGCGGTGGGAGGAGTTAAGGAAGCTGCTAGTGGTCTGACTGATAATATGATCATGTGGATTTCAGTGGGAATCTTGATTGTTTTGTTCCAAGTTCAAAGGTTTGGGACAGATAAAATCGGATACAGTTTTGCTCCAATACTCACAATTTGGTTTATTTTCATTGGAAGTATTGGCTTGTACAATTTCTTTAAGTACGATCCAGGTGTTATCAAGGCAATTAATCCAATGTATATCATTCAATACTTCAAGAGGAATAAGAAGGATGCATGGATTTCTCTTGGAGGCGTCATCCTATGCCTAACAG GTTCTGAAGCCCTCTTTGCTGATCTTGGTCACTTCAGTGTTCGCTCAATTCAGATAAGCTCATGCACTATAGTTTTTCCATCTGTTGTTTTTGCCTACTTTGGCCAAGCTTCCTATCTCCGCCAACATAGTCAAGATGCTAGCAATGCCTTCTATAGCTCAGTTCCAA AGTCAATATACTGGCCAATGTTTGTTGTTGCTGTAATGGCAGCCATCATTGCGAGTCAGTCGTTGATCTCAGCTTCCTTCTCCATCATCCAACAGTCATTAGCGTTGGGTTGTTTCCCACGGGTTAAGGTAGTGCACACTTCCTCTAAATACAAAGGACAAGTCTATGTACCTGAGATCAACACCATTCTCATGTTGGCTTGTGTGGGTGTCACTCTTGGCTTCAAAAACACATTGAAGATCGGTAACGCTTATG GAATTGCTGTGGCATTTGTATATACGATCACATCTGCATTTCTTGTCCTTGTGATGGTAATGATATGGAAGACACATATATGCTTGATAGTCATCTATGCCCTATCTATATGGCTCTTGGAACTCCTATTCTTGAGCTCAGTTCTCTACAAATTTATGGATGGAGGGTATCTTCCTTTGTTATTTGCCTTGGTTACAATGACAATTATGTATTTATGGAATTATGGCTACCGCAAGAAGTACATTTATGAGCTTGATAACAAAGTCTCTTCGGTAAAATTAGTTGAGATAGCTTCTGATACTAGCATCCACCGGATCCCAGGTCTTGCATTGTTTTACACTGAACTTGTCCAAGGCATTTCCCCAATCTTCACACATTATGTAGCCAATGTCCCAGCTCTTCACTCAGTTCTTGTCTTTATCTCGATCAAATCCCTACCTATTTGCACAGTGCCTTTGGAAGATCGATTTTTGTTCAAAAGAGTGGAGCCTCGTGAGCTGAGTATTTTTCGATGTATTGTGCGGTATGGATATAAGGATGCAAGAACAGAGTGGGAGTTTTTTAAAGAGATGTTGACAATTCAGTTGAAGGATTTCATAAGAAAAGATGTGTTCATGTCTAGGCTGCCACACACTACAAATATGGCTTCACACGAATCAGATGATAACGAAGTTTCAAGGCTGAGAATTGAAGAGATAGCTCAAAGGGAGGTAGATAAAGTGGATGAAGCTTTGAATGTTGGGGATATTGTTCATCTTATGGGTGAAAATGAGGTGGTTGCTTCAAAGGGTTCaagtttcttgaagaaattAGTTATAAACTATGCCTATAATTGGTTGCGAAGAAGTGTGAGGCAGGTTGATGAAGTTTTTATGATTCCTCGCAAGCGACTTCTCAAAGTGGGGATGACTTATGATGTCTAA